The following is a genomic window from Maniola hyperantus chromosome 15, iAphHyp1.2, whole genome shotgun sequence.
actataatacctagtattttcaattttcaaagtaagataactataccaagtgggatatcatatgaaagggctttgtctgtacattctaaaacagatttttatgcataatagtttttgatttatcgtacaaaatggtagaaaaaatacctgagtatggaaccctcggtgcgctagtctgactcgcacttgattgaACCATTTTCGGATGGTTGTctggataatcgcgaatccgtataaccgagggtcggataatcgagtttctactgtataatatttgttcaaaatttttcagtttttgatactaaaccatactaatattataaatgcgaaagtgtgtctgtctgtctgctagcttttcacagcccaactgctcaaccgatttttatgaaatttggtacagagttagcttatatcctggggaaagacataggctacttgttatcccagaaatggaagagttcccacgggatttcaaaaacctaaatgcacgcggatgaagtcacgggcatcatctagtcactagatgatgcccgtgacttcatccgcgtttaAATACATATATCATACACTAGATTCTAGTGTAtgatatatgtatttaaaaccacTCATCAAGTGACAAAACCTTACAAAATAGTTTGTAACATTGAAACCCTTTCTTTTTGAAATCCAAATTTTACCAATCAATTGCTGTGTtatatctggagttttataataatatctttgaTGTTTAGATGGATGGCGGTGTGGTGCACCCCCACCCTGGCGTGGTCCACGGTGGCGTGCCGGGCGTGCCAGGTGTGGTGCACGGCATGCCGGTGCACGGCGCGGGGCCGGACGGCGAGCACGCGCCGCACGGCCCGCGTCGCCGCTACCAGAACCGCACCAAGCCGCCCAACAACCTGGAGCGCCTGCCGCTGGACGAAGCTGCCAAGAGGGTAACTGTTCTCTATAGATACAACCCTCAGGTCAACCAACCGGGTTGCTCAAGCACCAGCTTCATATTCACTCTGGGCAGGTTTCCACTCTTAGTCATTTCCATTTGTATTGTAATTTCACTTTACTGCCACTGGCCTACAGTTACTGCTACAGAAAAACCTTTGACAAATCAAGTTAGTCTCGTGAAATTAATTAGAATGAAGAGTGAAAGTCTTTCTCTTTCTATTTTTTGCCTCAAGCGCAATTCACAAATATAGTCTTAGTTGACTGCCTCACCTTTGCACTGGTATTTAGagttaaaacaatattaaactatatgtataaaccttcctcttgaatcactcctGCATTGAAATCCGTTGCGTACTTTAATAGATCAAAGCGTATGTACTGACAGTTAGAAGCGACTTTATGTTACACTGTGTATTTTGTATGGTCTTTTAACTTAGCCTAGCTTTTAACTAGCCACTTGCAACAGGAAATGGAGTCCTTGCCCATGAAGACGCCAGTGTCGGTGCTGCAAGAGCTGCTGGCGCGGCGCGGCAACGTGCCCAAGTACGAGCTGGTGCAGATCGAGGGCATGATCCATGAGCCTACCTTCCGCTACCGAGTCACTGTCGCTGATTTAGTGGGTAAGGGAGATTTTGGAAAAGAGAGTCCTACAAAGAAGTTTTCTtagcattttatttttctacttcTAAAGTCTATACTAGATGATTCAACCTTGACTTGACTTGTGTAGATTTACCTAATTTTCAGTAAAATACGTGTTTTTTCGTTATCAATCATTGTTTCGTTTCAACTCAGGCTGCGGTGCCAACGCGCAATCAGGTGGGCTCACGTGGTGGGCTCAAGAAATATATCTAATGAGATGCTCAGCTGATCTCTTGATAAATTTGCTTTTGTTTGCAGCTATGGGTACTGGAAGGTCGAAGAAGGAAGCCAAGCATTCAGCTGCCAAAGCCTTGCTTGACAAGTTGACTGGAGCCACCCCGGCTGATCAGTCTACTAATGGAACTGTGCCAGAAACGTCAGTATCTATCTATGTAGCTTAAATGTTTATCCATATTATCCATACCATTTTTTTCCATTAAGCTTTATAACCAAATAGAAAAATATaacatctattattattttttgcagtGGCACTGTGGTGTCCTCGTTCGAGGACAAGCTGATGGGCAACCCGGTGGGCTGGCTGCAGGAGCTGTGCATGTCGCGCTTCTGGCCTCCGCCTTCCTACCACGCAGAGAACGATGACAACGTGACTAGGCGTGAGTTTGTACCTTAACAATGCAGTTATATTACTGTGGGGTCCTCAGTTGAGGACAAGCTGATAGGCAACCCGGAGCCTAGCTACATTAGCTACACCACGATGACTGGGAGTTCGTATAGCCGAATTTAGTGCcatcacagaatacttaatacaGGTACAGAAGAATCACTCCGAAAAGTATCTCCCCTTCGCCCTGCCCCCTCCCCCATCCCTCCTCATCCCCAACTCCCGTATCCCCTTCCCCCTTCTTTTTCTTTGGCAATATTAGTGGAGCTATCAATCAGAACCGTAGTAGTCTACTGACTGTAAAAACTGACTACGATTCCATTTTTAAGATCTTTAGTACCTATTGGACTATTTCAGTTATGTTTAAAAACACATTGAGgcaatttcattattattaaccgacttcaaaaaaaggaggaggttctcaattcgtcggaatctttttttttttaatggtaaTAATGACAGAGATGAACATAATTGAATCAAGACATTCTGTGTTCTGTGGTTTTTTATTTGCAAAGTGGTTGAGTTGAAGTGAAACTAAATCTAAACTGTTTTCCATCAGGTCTGCCTCACGAGCGCCAGTTCACGATCGTGTGCACGCTCCTGAAGCGCCGTGAAGTGGGTACGGGCAAGTCTAAGAAGCTGGCCAAGCGCCAGGCTGCTTACAAGATGTGGCAGGCGTTGCAGGACAACCCACCAGAATCTTTCCAGCCTGACGAAGAGGTATGTTTGTTTtatggtgaccgatcaattgacaaaaaacaaatgacaaagtttcatttcccaaacaaattttggcaaaattatgaatcgttttatgatcgttataaaacttatgtttctacaaataattcacttgataaaacaaattgccagacaaattgttatttcataaaatatcaattgacaaacaattgatttctttaatcgtgttaattagtaaaacaacatatcgcacttttttttgataaaatgaattgtttgataaaatgaactgtttgataaatactttaagaattcaccaaatattttatatgtcgaccgggccgacggaagagaccgcttactataatataatataactctTTTCttccccccgctcccaccatcaagagcgagcgaagcgagctcgggacttggggcactccgactcggaacggttaggttagaaggggatggcggggtctgtaagaccccgccatccccttcgtgggttatttctttttttacgacctagaaaaaaggagccccgcgaagcggggctccgtcgacgggcctcggtcgacgagaagagaccaccaccactatggtggggggtctctttcctccctcccgctcccaccatcaagagcgagcgaagcgagctcgggacttgaggcactccgactcggaacggttaggttagaaggggatggcgccatccccttcgtgggttatttcttttttacgacccagaaaaaaggagccccgcttCCCGTCGACGAggagagaccaccactatggtgggggtctcattcctcccccccgctcccaccatcaagagcgagcgaagcgagctcggaacggttaggttttttaccacccagaaaaaaggagccccaaattatttggtgaaataataaatttttaaatgatattttaacattcagcaaatttgcaaagtaaaacatttgtgaatagaatatttgtcaaatgatcttttgtaaaatgatatgtttgcggtacacgacgtttgtgatttgattagtttttcaaaagtttttggtgaactgataatttgtcatacgttttttgtcattcattagtgaaccttgttttattttaatacacgAGAAATCAAATACATTTTACAAcagtacatttttaaaaacaaggaacttttgatttttgctGCAGTAACTAAATCATTTGTTTACAAGTACGAATCCATACTGAGAATTATTACAAGTAATATTGTGatgtaataaatatttgtcCAAAATTCGGCTAAATTGTATGTTGGTGGTACTATAGTGGAAAACTTTACACAAGtgtcaacaacaactgtacaaagtttcaactcaattggATGAACGATGCCATAACACATAGGCGAAAAATGAAGATGATCtttaattctttttatattatacttgtaTGGATTACAAAAGATATTCTGCAATTAAATGATGCTGATTGCAGGTGAAATGTGCAGTCCATAAgaattttagtatttataatgggaAATATGCTCATAATTATTGTTACATCACAAGTACTGACATAATAATACAAATAATCCCCGAGTGACTAACCAGCCAtgtaataatatttgttaaGTGGCTCTTGTGTGTTGTTCCCGTGAAAGGTCGAATAGCACTTGGCCAGGTGTTTTTACTATCTTTCGGTCGGTCACTAGTCACTATGTCAGCGGAAGGTATCTTGTCATTACTGCCGTCTTTTTCTAAACAGCGGCTAACCCCTAAAATTAGATTGTGACTTATCGCCACAAAACATGGAAATTTAGAAAAACAAAACTTTGATACGTTGGACCAAACTAAAGCCTTGGCCCTACCACAGAGTATTTAATAGTACCGTTACAGGTATAGGAGGCTCACTCTGCAAAGATAATTGAATAGACTCTTgttacgacgcaataaagtgcaattcagcttgcACAGCACTGCAGtccaaaattttacaaaatgtaacCTTTACTATAGTGTAAATTCTTATATATCTCTCTCCCTCTTtgctctctttctctctctctgtcTCTCTCTATCCCTTTCTCCCTACACATACTCTTATACATCTCGGGTCGCGTGACCAAATGAGTCCAGCCTGATCCTACGTAGCATTCTTCCTTTGAAACAACGAAAacgtaaatacaaaaaaaacgttccgtacctcaaaaggaaaaaattaacgcttataggatcactttgttgtgtctgtccgtccatcgtgcctgtcaagaaaacctatagtccgcgacagattgagatagcaatcggggtgtgacgccccgcacacccgcatgtcatcagcggtcgcccgcactgggttagcgcggggactgtgcaaGTGTGCTTGgccttccctccccgattgccaattcgacctgtggcgtactaCTATGTTGGGTAcgtccctttgacctagaatcataaaatttggtaggtaggtaggtaggtaggtaggtccatagagcagaaacaaagaggagttggcctaagcaactgtgcactgtgattttcaactaggtcctgacgtcatcactgtgggcggggccttagttagtatgctgtctgcgttcgtcaggttcacatatattgagactcgtattatcggtgtgttttcgcgtttttaagaacaaaaggatgaagtgttgtgttttatcgtgtcaaagttattcagacagacgttctgatgctatgaatggtatcacatttcatttgtaagtaattttatacgtaatttctacacttattgacatctagtgtgagatagctgaactatgtagtgacatcaatatatcgacgttaggtcgctaagcgagtagttttgctactaacccgcagatggaaaattgagaagtgggcggcgttccacaacccctcaccccgcaaaatgtcactcgatatttcatagggaaatcttaatacaacatctcctctttgtttctgctctatgggtaggtcttatagcacaagcaagggaataaatccgaaaaccatgaatttgcggtcacatcacaaaaagaaATCATTTACTAAATCGCAATATATAGATGGCACTGTTGTGATTAACTTAGTGTTGCACATAACAATGTTAATATAATTGTacaatagtacggaacccttcgtgtgcgagtccgactcgcacttgactggtttttagaAATAGAACGGCAGAATAGTCGTGTCGTGTTGTGACGTTGGTGTTATTGTTCTAGGGCGGCTTGGCGGCCCGCTACGCTGACCTGAAAGATAGTAAAATCTCCACACTCACCACCAGCCACAGCCACAAGGTGTCGCAGTTTCACAAACATCTCAAACAGTCTGTCGGCCCCAACCTGGCCAAGTTGCAGGTATGTATGTGTATGCTGCATGCTTGTGTTCATTGCACGTCTGACGCGCTGGCGACGTCACAGAACAGAGACGTGACAAAGTCCACTTTATACAACATGTGATAACagcatacttaatatttttttgtttaagactaacttcacacaaaaactaattaaacaataataaatacactaaGGAACAAAAACAACTGGACTGTCTCCACAGAAATTAGCCATCTGTGTCAGAAATATAGTGCACAAaaaatttgtgtgtgtgtgtaaaagCACAAGACCGACGACATTACGTGTCCTACATCCTTCACTATTAATTGGTCCGACCTGGAAATCGAATCTAGGACATCATTATCCGCAAGGCCAATGAGGCAGTCGGCGCTTAGTATATGCacgtggtttttttttaaattttggatTTCACTTTGAGCTGATATCGCATATTGTATTGAGCGGAAATTCTGTAACTTTTCTGTTTTGAAGTACTGAGCTTAAGCATCATTGTGATAATCACATTGAGAATATCACTGGATTTGTGTTATTCTTGCCAAAACTGCATGTTAGTCAATAGTGGAAAGGTGTCGAGTGTGAACCAATCGGAAGTAATTGTAGTGTTCTAGTTCAGTTTGACAgctaaaataacaatagttgtAGCAGAAGgaacataaattcagccaaaaaCAATTATTGTGATAATGGCAATTTCAATGGATAGGGGGTTGCCTGTGGAACAATTACTAGTATGCTAATGTAGATTGTTGAGTGGTACCAAACCCAGTCCAAGAGACCCGCGatttgtagtgagctggcgatgggttgatcatgatgatgatgacgaagggataatttatgccaacacgtggcggccGTGGggcgtgccacgtacgaggcgcggctCGTGctcgccacgtgttggcataaattaTCCCTAACATACATATTTTTAACAACTCAAAAGCATATTTATTAACTTAAGATAATAATTGCCTTGGTGCTAGGTTTCAGGTTTCTTCTGATTTATTTGCTAGATACATCTATGTACATTTCCACTTTGGTGTATATGGACGATCTAAGGTGCGATTTGCGAATGCGCAAAGACTGTTTACAGTTGCAGTACTAACCGATGTCCCTCTCCTTTGCAGGTCACTCCATTGAACAACAAGGACTTCAACTTTGTTCAATTCCTGCAAGAGATCGCTTCCGAACAATCGTTCGAAGTGACTTACGTGGATATTGAGGAGAAGTCCATGACTGGACGTAGCCAATGCTTGGTGCAACTGTCCACTTTGCCCGTGGCAGTGTGCTACGGCTCCGGCCTCACCAGCAAGGACGCCCAAGCCTCGGCCGCCCAAAACGCGCTCGAATACCTCAAAATAATGACAAAGAAGTGAAACGCCTCAAAATCTCGCGACATCAATCGTTCACGCCTAGTGTCGACCTATGCAATGTGAATTGTtaagtgtaaaaaataaatggCCACTTATAGTTCTCCTAAAGAATTACTTTCACAATGAGGCTCGGACTACACCGGTTTGTTTTCTGCAACATGTCTATTTtgcaccatgaaaattaaagtgAGTTGAGTGACATGAGTTTATCAAAACTATCTGAAGTGCAAGGGATGAAGTTAAGTTTTAACTTACAATCAATACATCCCAAACATGCGTAATTggcaatttttgacaaaatcaAATGAAAGTATTGCCATGCAAGTGCACACTGTTCCATATTTATGATGTACACTGTAAATGTTCTGACAAAACCTAAACTTGTGTTGTgcaaggtctcttgtagggaccacaCACTGTAGTCTTATACTGCTTGTATGCAATGGCTCCCTAATTCTCCATCCACTTAGTGGAAGGTCGCCATTCCttgtaaaatttgtgtagtccgatTCTAAGTTTCAGTCGACGGCGTAGAGTATTCACGGGTCTGTGGTTGATGTCGCCAGGTCTCGAGTCTGTACTAATCTTATTACCACTACCCATTTGAGCGGCAAACTATTGCCAATGTGCTGCAGCACTTCGGGCTATGCTGTCTATCTGGCACATTTGCAGTGTGCTTACTTGTGAATTTTAAGGCTCTTCCAATACAAATAGGTTTTCTAAAACCATGCCAAAGGAGGATGTCCCATTGATGGGCAGTATCGCTAATCTCCCTTTAACTTTACagttttaatagtttatttttcaaatgacTGTGAGTGTGACATATGGACAGACagactggacgaaactataatGGTTGTTTGATTTACTATGTTCTTCACTagtgaaccgccccggcttcgcacgggtactACAATTTTCATAGCGAtctctatttatttttttgaaaataaaatatagcctacatcactgtagctttctattggtgaaataatttttaaaatcggttcagtagttccagagataacTTCCTACAaagaaacttacaaactttacctctttataatattagtatagattacagAGGGTTGTGACTCCTTCCAATAATTGATTACAATGATAACAGCTTTTTTGGGGAAATAATGTAGTGGGTCCCCAGGTCCTTCCGCTTGTTTGACTTAACCTTAAGAACCTTAGAAACTGAATATCAGAGTTAGTTTAGGAGTTTGCGTACATTATTGTCCAGGCCCGAAATAAACCAATTTAAGGCCGAATTATTATTGGAAGGACGAGGCGAAGCAGAGTATTCTCTAAGTGATGACCCCTTTGCATAGGATTTAACTGAGTATAAGACTTCTACTCAGGTTAACGATTATTATCGGATGTTAATGATAGTATCCGGGCCCGCGGCTGCTTCGTGATTcggaaaacaatttttttccgAGGCACGAAATTCAGACTTCCGAAGTCGGTCACCCATTTATAACTACGGTTAACGTTGAATAATACGTCCACTTACTATAGCTCCACCACAAAGCAAAACTGAGcagccaagtgatttagcgttctggtacgatccCGCGTAGTAGCCATTTAGAGCCATTGGTATAataagaagtcggttaaaactgACATTCCCCTTGCTAACTTGGCTGCTAGTAACTATGCATAAGTGACAGTTACAAAATAGTTCTGGTTCTTTTTGAATTAGCCTTACATGTAAATCACAAGTACCTACAAAAAGAAACATCTTGCATGTTTACTGTAACTGCTAATGTGCGAGAGTAAACAGCATAGCCCGTAAACATAAAAGAAACAATATGGAGTGGTCATATAACAATACAAGCTATACTTTGCATAGAATTAGTGTAATTTTCCCAGCGTGGAAATtactcaataaataaaaaattaaaaaatacaaaaaaaaatataaaaataaaaaaatacaaaaaaagtgTGGACTATAAATTTCCAGTTTAATATTCAGCATTACTTAGGCATGTTTTtgcattatattaaataaaatgaaatcatACTTACCCAAAATGTTAGCTTttaatgtattataataattatattgtactCGAAGGATAGTAGCCTATCGTGGTGTTGAGTTAAAGTCACTttagttttatttgattttttcttTGTCCGGTGTGTTAAGGATTTTTCTAGCATGCTGAGCATTAAACGGAAAAATATTCTCAGCTGGTGCAGTCTTGTTGACGAACTGCCGACCTTTGCTTTGTAGTTCTGCCGTTCGGTACAAAGTGCAAGGGTTGGAACTCGCGGGCGCCACGCTCCGGCCGCACTCCGGAGGCAGGCGCCGATCgactttatttcaattttaccAGTGATCGTAtaggttttctttttaaaacatGACGGAAAACTTTGCAGGGAAGCTGAGAACTAGGTGTTAGAGTGAGGAATCTCACTGGAATCAATGGATGCGAAGTTAGGATCCCTTGCCTGTGAAAATGGGCATTATTTTAATGCAAAGTATAGAGGTTGTAACAATTATACCGTACAGCGTCGCCGCCGGGCGCCGCGGCGCGTCGGCGGGGGCTCTGCACTCACACAGTTTCTTTTAAATTGAATGGTGTGAGTTCGACCTGCCCTTACCATAACATCGCACTGTTCAAGTTAGAAAAGACTTATTGGAGTAAAGGAATGGAGTTCTGTTCAACCAAGAccaactaaataaaattataatgtccGACCATCGGGACATCGAAGTTCACTtgttatatttttgtgtttAGTCAGTCTTGGTTTTACTTTAAATGTAATAAACGTATACCTAGATTATTGACACGGTAGTAAAAGCTTATCAAATTTTTCTCCCTCGCATTAAGTAGTTGTTTCTTTACAAATgatgtatttttaatttgctATGGATTCTGCTCTTTAACTTACAATAAAGTTTGGTGTTTGCttaaaattattcttttattttttcctATTTCATAAGATATAGCCTAAATGGTAAAGTACGTGTAAAACACAGGTATCGGCAGTAAATATTGCACGTAGACTGAAAAGATTTCTGCTTCgtagagcgtagtctctgtcactcatacctatgtgacattcgATCTCAACGACACAACGCTCATAGTAAACcgttctctttctaaaggtcgatgtgcaatatttcctgtaGGCTACTGTAGTTCAAGCTGAAGTCGGTTGCAGCATAGTGGCTTGCTTTGCACTGGTAACGcgatacatttgtttttgttcAATGCGCAGTCATACGCCTTCGTGTTCAGATTGGGGCTACTTGATTCGAGTGCACTATTAGGGCCGATTCACACTGGAACGCCAGTGGTCGGAAGCCGCCGACAGCGACGCCAGCCGCGGCCTTATCAGAGCTTTCATGGAGAGTTCTTTCATGAGAAATACACTTGCTCGACTTGACGGGGTACGTACCTGGCTAGACGaattttagttttcaatttgaaattcaaagaattcccacgggattcttaaaaaactaaatccatgtcGACGAAATTACGGGCATGAATAAAAAAgcgcgagcgcgaaatttttgatatacgaaaaaaactaggtacctactaatattataaatcctgACTagaaaatagttatttatgcaactgttgtataaagaggggcattaaaacacgaaagtcggTTTATAATAGTATtcatacaagactttatctacactcataatattatgaatcctctataaaagattctgaaacagttagcttattgctaacattaaaacacccaatatcttaataaccataaaagcatccaaacgagtgttataatgttgtactgaatttcattataacactcctgtgaaaaagagacagcgctatactgctggcataaatctgtctcgttatgcCTCGTTAAGCATGGGTGTAtagataaataaactaaaacacctcgccatattgcggaaaaccaGTGCAACTAATTTATACAATAGTGACCATATAGCCCCCAgcccagagcaagttttttatatttctcgTCAgcctataaatgcgaaagcacGTCTGTCTATCTACCTATCTGTTAACTTTCAATGGCCAATCTTTTTAACCaggtacagagaaagcttgcatcccggagacataCTGTAAAagctttttgtcccggaaaatcaaagagttcccttggtACTTGTGCCACggaagtacagtgcgacaaggctatcttggcgcgcggcgaaaatcggaactaacgttgccgtcacgtgtcccctttgttcattatattttgttgttattcTTTAGACtgtgttctccaacagcgcccccctgtcgaatgtcattcaa
Proteins encoded in this region:
- the LOC117988834 gene encoding protein Loquacious-like isoform X1, with product MMDGGVVHPHPGVVHGGVPGVPGVVHGMPVHGAGPDGEHAPHGPRRRYQNRTKPPNNLERLPLDEAAKREMESLPMKTPVSVLQELLARRGNVPKYELVQIEGMIHEPTFRYRVTVADLVAMGTGRSKKEAKHSAAKALLDKLTGATPADQSTNGTVPETGTVVSSFEDKLMGNPVGWLQELCMSRFWPPPSYHAENDDNVTRRLPHERQFTIVCTLLKRREVGTGKSKKLAKRQAAYKMWQALQDNPPESFQPDEEGGLAARYADLKDSKISTLTTSHSHKVSQFHKHLKQSVGPNLAKLQVTPLNNKDFNFVQFLQEIASEQSFEVTYVDIEEKSMTGRSQCLVQLSTLPVAVCYGSGLTSKDAQASAAQNALEYLKIMTKK
- the LOC117988834 gene encoding protein Loquacious-like isoform X2, which produces MMDGGVVHPHPGVVHGGVPGVPGVVHGMPVHGAGPDGEHAPHGPRRRYQNRTKPPNNLERLPLDEAAKREMESLPMKTPVSVLQELLARRGNVPKYELVQIEGMIHEPTFRYRVTVADLVAMGTGRSKKEAKHSAAKALLDKLTGATPADQSTNGTVPETGTVVSSFEDKLMGNPVGWLQELCMSRFWPPPSYHAENDDNVTRRLPHERQFTIVCTLLKRREVGTGKSKKLAKRQAAYKMWQALQDNPPESFQPDEEVTPLNNKDFNFVQFLQEIASEQSFEVTYVDIEEKSMTGRSQCLVQLSTLPVAVCYGSGLTSKDAQASAAQNALEYLKIMTKK